A stretch of DNA from Nitrosopumilus zosterae:
GAAATAACAGGTTTGTTTGAAAAATACAAGTTTTGTTTGGCATCCAAATACACAGATGAAAGAATGGAGTTTGTTTGATGAAATTACTAGTGCAAAAGGAGTATGGTTAAGAGATTCAAAAGGTAACAAAACACTAGATGCGGTAGCATCAATGTGGTGTAATGTTTGGGGGCACTCAAATCAAGAATTAATAAATGCAATTACAAATCAAAGTAAAAAACTACAGCATTCCTCAATGTTTAATTTAACTAATGAACCTGCAGAAAAATTAGCTGAATATCTTGTGAAGATTTCTCCAAAAATGCACAAGGTGTTTTATTCAGATAATGGTTCTTCAGCAATGGAAATTGCCATCAAAATGGCATTACAATATTGGAAGAACATAGGAGAGAAAAATAAAACAAAAATCGCAACGTTGGAAAACGGATATCATGGAGATACATTTGGGGCAATGTCAGTAGGATATGTTCCAGAATTTTTTGGTAAGTTCAAAAAACAATTATTTACAACATTGCAATTTCCGGTACCTAACAAATATAGAGTTCCAAAAGGATTTACTTTTTTAGATTATCAAAATCATTGTTTAGAAAAAATAGAGAATGAATTTGCAAAAAGGAACAACATTGCGGCGTTTATCATGGAAAGTGGAGCACAAGTTGCAGGTGGAGTGATCATTTATCCAAAAGGGTTTCAAAATAAAATAAATAAATTGTGTAAGGAATATGATGTAATATTTGTATTAGATGAAATTGCTACAGGTTTTGGAAGATTAGGTTCAATGTTTCAATTTCAGGAACAAAAAAACACACCAGACATAGTAGCATATGGAAAAATGTTAACGGGGGGCTATCTCACAATGGCTGCAACATTAACAAGCAAAAAAGTATATGATTCGTTTTTAGGTGAATTCAATGATTGGAAACATCTCTTTCACGGACATACATATACTGGTAATCCGATTGCCGCAGCCGTTGCATTAGAAAATCTAAAGATGTATAAAAAATACAAATTGATTGAAAAAATTCAAAGCACATCTAAAATTTTTGAAAAATACTATCAAAAAATTTTGGAAATTGATATTGTGGGAGACATTAGACATAAAGGAATGCTAATGGGAATAGAATTAGTCACAGACAAAAAGAAAAAAACACCAATACATCCTAAAAAGTCAATAAACAAAATATTTTTTGAAGAAGGGAAAAGACATGGAATCTATCTTAGAACTCTTGGAAATATTGTAATGATAGTGCCTCCATTGGCCATTACTAAAAAAGAACTAGAATTACTCTTAGAGAAGACAATTTTAACCATAAAAGCTGCAAGAGCACAAGTAATTTGACCGTTAACCCCCAGGATAAAGAAAGGTTAACCTTTCCATTATTGTTATAAATGGAATATTTATTATTCCAATTATGAGTGCATATGAATTTATCAAAGAGTGTCAAGAAAAAGTATTTTCAGGAATCAGTATTTCTTCAGAAGACGCAAAAAAATTATTGAATATACAAGATGAAAAATTAAAAGAATTAGCAAAGTGTGCAAATGAAATAACTCGTGAATTCAACGGGAATAAAGTAGATGTTGAACAATTAAACAATATCAAAAAAAATGCATGCAGTGAAGACTGTACATTTTGTGGACAATCGGCATTTTTTGACACAGGTATAGATACATATCAATTACCTTCACCTGAAGATGTAGTAAGTAAAGCGCAAAAAGCTAAAGAGGATGGTGCGGAATCATATTGTCTTGTTGCAGCTTGGAGAGAACCAACAACTAGGGATTTTGAAAAAGTTTGTAAAATTATAAGTGAGATCAATGATAAAGTAGGGATCAATGTGGAGTGTAGTTTAGGATTTCTAACACCAGAACAAGCAAAAAAACTAAAAGAACTTAAAGTCAAAAGATACAATCATAATTTGGAAACTGCAAAATCAAAATTTCCCGAAATATGTACAACACATACGTATGAAGACAGATTGAAAACATTGAAAATTGCAAGAGACGCAGGATTAGAATTGTGTACTGGCGGGATTATCGGATTAGGAGAAACACGAGAACAGAGACTGGAATTGGCACTTGAATTAGGAAGACTATATCCAGAAGAAGTAACAATCAACATTCTAGTTCCAATGCCCGGAACTCCATTAGAATTACAAACAGATCTTCCAAATTCTGAAATAGTTAGAATTTTTTCAGTTATACGATTTTTACTACCTGAATCAGTAATCAAAATTTCTGGCGGTCGAGAATCAAAACTGGAAGATTCTGGAGAGGAACTTCTCCAAAGTGGTGCCAACGGAATAATCACTGAAGGGTATCTAACTATGGGAGGAAATGAGGCTAAAAAAGACCGAGAATTAATAGAGAAAATTGGCCTCCAATCATAAACTAAACTTTGTTGATTCTGAATTAGAAAATCTAAAACGACTGAATCTTTATAGAAAATTACGATATGGAAAATCCAAAGGGCCTCACATAATCATCAACAATAAAAAATTATTGAATTTATGCTCAAATGATTATTTAGGGATACATTCATCACAAATTCAAATAAATCAACTTCAATCAAGTTCAAGATTAGTATCAGGAAACGATGAATCATATAAAAAATTAGAAAGCATTCTTGCAAAACATAAATCACAACAAAACAGTCTGGTATACCCTACAGGATATATGGCAAATCTAGGTGCAATAAGTGCTATTGCCAAGAAAAAAGACATCATTCTAAGTGATGAGTTAAATCATGCAAGCATTATTGAATCATGCAAGCTTACTGATTCAAAAATTATTATTTACAAACATAATGATATGCAAGATTTAGAAAAAAAACTCAAATTAAAAGTAAATAACAAATTCGTAATTACTGAAGGAATATTCAGCATGGATGGAGATTTTTCGTCATTAAAACAAATATCAGAATTATCAGAAAAACAAAATGCAATAACAATAGTAGATGATGCACACGGTGATTTTGTTGTTGGAAAAGATGGAAGTGGAACTCCAAGTTATTTTAATGTAGAAAAGAAAATTGATTTATACATAAGCAGTCTAAGTAAAGGTCTAGGATCTTTTGGAGGGTATGTTGCATCAAAAAATAATGTAATTGATTTATGCATAAATAAATCAAAATCATTCATTTACACATCAGCGCTTCCTTCATTTTTAATTGAATATTCAATAAAGAGGTTCAAATCAAATAGAGAAGAACGAAAGAAAAAACTAGAAAGAAATACTAGAAAATTAATTAAAGGATTAAAGCAAATTGGATTTGAAATCAATTCCACCACTCATATAATTCCAATAATCATAGGAGATGAAAAAAAGGCTATAGAGTTTGGAGAATTCTTGATGAACAGAGGAGTTTTTGCCCAACCAATTAGATATCCAACAGTTCCCAAAAACAAGGCAAGATTAAGAATTTCGGTCACAGCATGGCTGTCAGATAAAGACATTGAAAGATCGCTTGAAATTTTCGAGAAAGCATTTAGAAAATTTTGCAACTAGCGCATAGAATCAAATCCACCAATAGCAGGAGAACCAATAATTACAGCTAGTGTGATTACTATGCCCAAGGCAATACCCACTAAGATAAATCGCTTATTCACACTAAAAGTTACAATGACCTAGATAAAAACGGATTGTAGGTTTATCGAGTAATTTGGAAGAATGCTTTAAAGGAAAAATAGTACATTTAATGCATGAGTGAGATCAATCTGGCAATAGCTGCACTTGCAGGATTAGGATCATTTGTAGCTCCATGCATCTTACCAATGATACCGGCATTTTTGGCATATATTTCAGGAACAACACTTACAGAATTAAAT
This window harbors:
- the bioA gene encoding adenosylmethionine--8-amino-7-oxononanoate transaminase; the protein is MKEWSLFDEITSAKGVWLRDSKGNKTLDAVASMWCNVWGHSNQELINAITNQSKKLQHSSMFNLTNEPAEKLAEYLVKISPKMHKVFYSDNGSSAMEIAIKMALQYWKNIGEKNKTKIATLENGYHGDTFGAMSVGYVPEFFGKFKKQLFTTLQFPVPNKYRVPKGFTFLDYQNHCLEKIENEFAKRNNIAAFIMESGAQVAGGVIIYPKGFQNKINKLCKEYDVIFVLDEIATGFGRLGSMFQFQEQKNTPDIVAYGKMLTGGYLTMAATLTSKKVYDSFLGEFNDWKHLFHGHTYTGNPIAAAVALENLKMYKKYKLIEKIQSTSKIFEKYYQKILEIDIVGDIRHKGMLMGIELVTDKKKKTPIHPKKSINKIFFEEGKRHGIYLRTLGNIVMIVPPLAITKKELELLLEKTILTIKAARAQVI
- the bioB gene encoding biotin synthase BioB codes for the protein MSAYEFIKECQEKVFSGISISSEDAKKLLNIQDEKLKELAKCANEITREFNGNKVDVEQLNNIKKNACSEDCTFCGQSAFFDTGIDTYQLPSPEDVVSKAQKAKEDGAESYCLVAAWREPTTRDFEKVCKIISEINDKVGINVECSLGFLTPEQAKKLKELKVKRYNHNLETAKSKFPEICTTHTYEDRLKTLKIARDAGLELCTGGIIGLGETREQRLELALELGRLYPEEVTINILVPMPGTPLELQTDLPNSEIVRIFSVIRFLLPESVIKISGGRESKLEDSGEELLQSGANGIITEGYLTMGGNEAKKDRELIEKIGLQS
- a CDS encoding aminotransferase class I/II-fold pyridoxal phosphate-dependent enzyme, with translation MASNHKLNFVDSELENLKRLNLYRKLRYGKSKGPHIIINNKKLLNLCSNDYLGIHSSQIQINQLQSSSRLVSGNDESYKKLESILAKHKSQQNSLVYPTGYMANLGAISAIAKKKDIILSDELNHASIIESCKLTDSKIIIYKHNDMQDLEKKLKLKVNNKFVITEGIFSMDGDFSSLKQISELSEKQNAITIVDDAHGDFVVGKDGSGTPSYFNVEKKIDLYISSLSKGLGSFGGYVASKNNVIDLCINKSKSFIYTSALPSFLIEYSIKRFKSNREERKKKLERNTRKLIKGLKQIGFEINSTTHIIPIIIGDEKKAIEFGEFLMNRGVFAQPIRYPTVPKNKARLRISVTAWLSDKDIERSLEIFEKAFRKFCN